In Bacteroidia bacterium, a genomic segment contains:
- the gmd gene encoding GDP-mannose 4,6-dehydratase → MKKAFITGITGQDGSFLTEFLLEKGYEVHGIIRRASSFNTERIDHLMGNKNVHLHHGDLSDSANLNKLLRTIHPDEIYNLGAQSHVKVSFEVPEYTAQVDAIGTLRILDAMINQCPEARFYQASTSELYGLVQEIPQKETTPFYPRSPYGVAKLYGFWITKNFRESYDLYSCNGILFNHESERRGKTFVTRKITTNLAEISVGLREVLRLGNLDAQRDWGYAKEYVEAMWLMLQQDQPEDFVIATGKMYTVRDFVQRAASHIGLDIVWEGTGVDEKGYDKTSGKLVVEVDPRYFRPAEVELLIGDATKAKEKMGWEAKVGIDELVEIMMVNDIKEAKNKVFYAQNS, encoded by the coding sequence ATGAAGAAAGCATTTATTACGGGTATTACCGGACAGGACGGCTCTTTTTTAACAGAATTTTTGTTGGAAAAAGGTTATGAAGTACATGGCATTATTCGCCGGGCATCTTCCTTTAATACGGAAAGAATTGACCACCTTATGGGCAATAAAAATGTACACCTCCATCATGGAGACTTGTCTGATAGTGCCAACCTCAACAAATTGCTCCGCACAATTCATCCCGATGAGATTTATAACCTTGGCGCGCAAAGCCATGTAAAAGTATCTTTTGAAGTACCTGAATATACCGCACAGGTTGACGCGATTGGTACGCTTCGTATTCTGGACGCTATGATCAACCAGTGTCCGGAGGCAAGGTTTTATCAGGCTTCCACCTCAGAGCTTTATGGCCTGGTTCAGGAAATTCCTCAGAAGGAAACCACTCCGTTTTATCCACGCAGCCCCTACGGTGTTGCCAAACTCTACGGTTTCTGGATCACTAAAAATTTCCGGGAATCCTATGACCTCTATTCCTGCAACGGAATCCTGTTCAACCACGAATCTGAACGCAGGGGTAAAACCTTTGTAACCCGCAAAATTACCACCAACCTGGCCGAAATTTCGGTAGGTCTTCGCGAAGTCCTTCGCCTGGGTAATCTTGACGCACAACGCGACTGGGGATATGCCAAAGAATATGTGGAGGCGATGTGGTTGATGCTGCAGCAAGATCAGCCTGAAGATTTTGTGATTGCCACTGGTAAAATGTACACCGTCCGCGACTTTGTCCAAAGAGCCGCTTCACATATCGGACTGGATATCGTATGGGAAGGAACCGGGGTAGATGAAAAAGGCTACGACAAAACTTCCGGCAAACTTGTCGTCGAAGTAGATCCCCGCTATTTCCGCCCTGCTGAAGTCGAGCTGCTTATCGGCGATGCGACCAAAGCTAAAGAAAAAATGGGCTGGGAAGCGAAAGTCGGTATCGACGAGTTGGTCGAGATCATGATGGTAAACGATATTAAAGAAGCAAAGAATAAAGTCTTCTATGCACAAAACAGCTAA